A DNA window from Ferrimicrobium sp. contains the following coding sequences:
- a CDS encoding putative toxin-antitoxin system toxin component, PIN family, which produces MSEPRRIVLDTNVFVAAVTSREGVSARLLLGAMAGRFQLVASPLLLAELADVLCRPKFRRYLSIEDAHLFVTTIRELAVIVDDPPEEDDPITGDPDDDFLVLLAEAAGADVLVSGHPDLTAVQRLGLVVMSPLTFLETMGRA; this is translated from the coding sequence GTGAGTGAGCCGCGCCGCATTGTCCTTGACACGAATGTCTTCGTGGCGGCCGTCACGTCGCGCGAGGGCGTGTCCGCCCGCTTGCTCCTTGGAGCAATGGCTGGGCGATTTCAGCTCGTTGCCTCGCCGTTGCTACTCGCAGAGCTGGCAGACGTGCTTTGCCGCCCGAAATTCCGGCGGTATCTGAGTATCGAGGACGCACACCTGTTCGTGACTACAATCCGAGAGTTGGCAGTCATCGTGGACGATCCTCCGGAAGAGGATGACCCCATCACCGGTGATCCCGATGATGACTTCCTCGTCCTCCTGGCGGAGGCAGCAGGAGCTGATGTGCTGGTATCGGGGCACCCGGATCTCACCGCGGTGCAGCGTCTGGGACTTGTGGTGATGAGCCCCCTGACGTTCCTGGAGACAATGGGCCGCGCATGA
- a CDS encoding reverse transcriptase domain-containing protein has translation MLDADISDFFSTLDRTWLRKFLTASHWGQKDPATHRQVVGRRSHRGWEVVRSAQGASVSPLSANMYLHYVFDRWVRQWRQRHARGDMIVSRFADDFVVGFQNLGDARQFLHDLRERFAKFNLELHPDKTRLIEFGRFAASNRRERGLKKPETFDFLGFTHICGRTRDGRFWLRRVTIAKLLLAKLKQAKTELRRRRHRSIPEQRQWLASVLRGHINYYAVPGSIDAVSAFRDQVIRLWRETLRRRSQRS, from the coding sequence GTGCTCGACGCTGATATCAGCGACTTCTTCTCCACGTTGGATCGGACGTGGTTGAGGAAGTTTCTTACAGCATCGCATTGGGGACAAAAGGATCCTGCGACTCATCGACAAGTGGTTGGCCGCAGGAGTCATCGAGGATGGGAAGTGGTCAGATCAGCACAGGGTGCATCGGTTTCACCGCTCTCCGCCAACATGTACCTTCACTATGTCTTTGACCGCTGGGTCCGACAGTGGAGGCAGAGACACGCACGAGGCGACATGATCGTCTCGAGGTTTGCCGATGACTTCGTGGTCGGATTCCAGAACCTTGGTGATGCAAGGCAGTTCCTTCATGATCTTCGTGAGCGATTCGCGAAGTTCAACTTGGAACTGCACCCGGACAAGACCCGCCTCATCGAGTTCGGTCGCTTTGCGGCGTCGAACCGGAGAGAGCGCGGCCTCAAGAAGCCAGAGACCTTTGACTTCCTAGGCTTTACCCACATCTGTGGAAGGACTAGGGACGGGCGTTTCTGGCTCCGGCGCGTCACCATCGCAAAGCTACTGCTGGCGAAGTTGAAGCAGGCAAAGACCGAGCTTCGACGACGCAGACATCGCTCCATCCCCGAGCAGAGGCAATGGCTGGCGAGCGTATTGAGGGGACACATCAACTACTACGCAGTGCCAGGCAGCATCGACGCGGTATCGGCCTTTCGTGACCAGGTGATACGACTCTGGCGAGAGACGCTTCGGCGTCGAAGCCAGCGCAGCTGA
- a CDS encoding CopG family transcriptional regulator, with product MAKKKTTIYLDPDVLTATKAAALTSNRSESAVIEDALRSYLRSGHADAAWDGLRELLERVGYTSDLDEDAALAEAVTEVRAVRRERRARTVSGE from the coding sequence ATGGCAAAGAAGAAGACGACTATCTACCTCGATCCGGACGTACTCACGGCGACGAAGGCTGCTGCGCTCACCTCCAACCGGTCCGAGAGTGCTGTCATCGAGGACGCGCTGCGGTCATATCTTCGAAGCGGCCACGCGGATGCGGCGTGGGATGGGCTCAGAGAGCTGCTGGAGCGTGTGGGGTATACGAGCGACCTTGACGAGGATGCAGCACTCGCTGAGGCAGTGACCGAGGTGCGTGCGGTCCGTCGAGAGCGGCGGGCACGAACGGTGAGCGGTGAGTGA